A genome region from Penaeus vannamei isolate JL-2024 chromosome 20, ASM4276789v1, whole genome shotgun sequence includes the following:
- the Arpc5 gene encoding actin-related protein 2/3 complex subunit 5-C: MAKNTLSSEFRNLDVDQYNEDNYKEDDGEPQSPPIGIDEATIVSHINSGNHADALKLLLTNAPVASKGKNEQVKDMALNLVLKVLLSVNKSQMDQIIGVLDQTHLDVLMKYIYRGFERPSEGSSAILLIWHEKVYNVGGVGCIVRVLTDRKRV, from the exons ATGGCCAAGAATACGTTAAGCTCTGAGTTCCGAAACCTTGATGTTGACcaatataatgaagataattacaaAGAAGATGATGGGGAACCCCAGAGTCCACCTATTGGGATTGATGAAGCCACGATTGTCTCACATATAAACTCAG GCAATCATGCTGATGCTCTGAAACTCTTGCTAACAAATGCACCTGTAGCATCTAAGGGAAAGAATGAGCAAGTAAAGGACATGGCTCTAAACCTAGTGTTAAAG GTACTATTGTCTGTCAACAAGTCGCAGATGGACCAGATAATTGGAGTTCTAGACCAAACTCATTTGGACGTCCTAATGAAGTACATTTACAGAGGCTTTGAGAGGCCGTCTGAGGGATCCTCTGCCATTCTACTTATTTGGCATGAGAAAGTGTATAATGTTGGAGGTGTAGGTTGTATTGTACGTGTCCTCACAGACAGGAAAAGGGTCTGA
- the LOC113826263 gene encoding dual specificity protein phosphatase MPK-4 isoform X1, giving the protein MDKKGGADLSKIEEGLYLGNLIAATEPKCLEEHFISHILTVDSKPLPTSVTSLPGMSFLYIKANDLPQENLLIHFEDAINFIEEAQTKGSVLVHCFFGVSRSATLVTCFLMKKYRITFDEALGRIKARRGCVGPNSGFLQQLYLFQNMEWKLAEDNFQFRAFLLKSYAFAISKGRKVDEKKYQCLVQPDPRTTPSESPVIYKCRMCRSSLVRKDSIMPHCDGQSPFWNDTKWAEPWDDASLCTQGIFTLPISWMADFTSELKGKLMCPKCQAKLGSYDWCGGKCPCGAKITPAFFFIPSKVDKCT; this is encoded by the exons ATGGATAAAAAAGGTGGAGCAGACCTTAGTAAAATCGAAGAGGGCCTTTATTTAG GAAATTTGATTGCTGCAACAGAACCAAAATGTCTGGAGGAACACTTCATTTCACACATCCTTACAGTGGATTCGAAACCCCTGCCAACAAGCGTCACATCTTTACCTGGCATGAGCTTTCTCTATATTAAAG CAAATGATTTGCCTCAGGAAAACCTCTTGATTCATTTTGAGGATGCGATTAATTTCATAGAGGAAGCCCAGACAAAAGGCAGTGTGCTTGTTCATTG tttctttggTGTGTCCAGAAGTGCTACACTGGTAACTTGTTTTTTAATGAAAAAGTACAGAATCACATTTGATGAAGCTTTAGGGAG AATCAAGGCAAGAAGAGGATGTGTAGGCCCTAACTCAGGATTTTTGCAACAGCTTTATCTTTTTCAAAATATGGAATGGAAATTGGCAGAAGATAATTTTCAGTTCCGAGCCTTTCTACTGAAGTCGTATGCATTTGCAATCAGTAAAGG TAGAAAGGTGGATGAAAAAAAGTACCAGTGTTTGGTACAGCCAGATCCAAGAACTACACCAAGCGAGAGTCCAGTTATATACAAATGTAGAATGTGCag ATCTTCATTAGTGAGAAAGGATTCTATTATGCCACACTGTGATGGTCAAAGTCCCTTCTGGAATGACACTAAATGGGCTGAACCATGGGACGATGCTTCACTTTGTACCCAAGGCATATTTACACTCCCGATATCCTGGATGGCTGATTTTACATCTGAACTGAAAGGGAAGCTTATGTGTCCCAAGTGCCAGGCAAAACTCGGAAGTTATGACTGGTGTGGAG GGAAATGTCCATGTGGAGCAAAAATAACACctgcctttttctttattccatcgAAAGTGGATAAATGCACCTGA
- the LOC113826263 gene encoding dual specificity protein phosphatase MPK-4 isoform X2, with protein sequence MSFLYIKANDLPQENLLIHFEDAINFIEEAQTKGSVLVHCFFGVSRSATLVTCFLMKKYRITFDEALGRIKARRGCVGPNSGFLQQLYLFQNMEWKLAEDNFQFRAFLLKSYAFAISKGRKVDEKKYQCLVQPDPRTTPSESPVIYKCRMCRSSLVRKDSIMPHCDGQSPFWNDTKWAEPWDDASLCTQGIFTLPISWMADFTSELKGKLMCPKCQAKLGSYDWCGGKCPCGAKITPAFFFIPSKVDKCT encoded by the exons ATGAGCTTTCTCTATATTAAAG CAAATGATTTGCCTCAGGAAAACCTCTTGATTCATTTTGAGGATGCGATTAATTTCATAGAGGAAGCCCAGACAAAAGGCAGTGTGCTTGTTCATTG tttctttggTGTGTCCAGAAGTGCTACACTGGTAACTTGTTTTTTAATGAAAAAGTACAGAATCACATTTGATGAAGCTTTAGGGAG AATCAAGGCAAGAAGAGGATGTGTAGGCCCTAACTCAGGATTTTTGCAACAGCTTTATCTTTTTCAAAATATGGAATGGAAATTGGCAGAAGATAATTTTCAGTTCCGAGCCTTTCTACTGAAGTCGTATGCATTTGCAATCAGTAAAGG TAGAAAGGTGGATGAAAAAAAGTACCAGTGTTTGGTACAGCCAGATCCAAGAACTACACCAAGCGAGAGTCCAGTTATATACAAATGTAGAATGTGCag ATCTTCATTAGTGAGAAAGGATTCTATTATGCCACACTGTGATGGTCAAAGTCCCTTCTGGAATGACACTAAATGGGCTGAACCATGGGACGATGCTTCACTTTGTACCCAAGGCATATTTACACTCCCGATATCCTGGATGGCTGATTTTACATCTGAACTGAAAGGGAAGCTTATGTGTCCCAAGTGCCAGGCAAAACTCGGAAGTTATGACTGGTGTGGAG GGAAATGTCCATGTGGAGCAAAAATAACACctgcctttttctttattccatcgAAAGTGGATAAATGCACCTGA